A section of the Flavobacterium sp. CG_23.5 genome encodes:
- the rpmG gene encoding 50S ribosomal protein L33 yields MAKKGNRIQVILECTEHKTSGVAGTSRYITTKNKKNTPDRLEIKKFNPILKRVTVHKEIK; encoded by the coding sequence ATGGCAAAGAAAGGTAATAGAATCCAGGTAATTTTAGAATGTACTGAACACAAGACATCAGGTGTTGCAGGGACTTCAAGATACATCACAACAAAGAACAAAAAAAATACTCCAGACAGATTAGAGATTAAGAAATTTAATCCAATCTTGAAACGTGTAACTGTTCACAAAGAAATTAAATAA
- a CDS encoding DUF4295 domain-containing protein, with protein MAKKTVATLQTSSKRLSKAIKMVKSPVTGAYTFVESIMTPEAVDEFLKKK; from the coding sequence ATGGCAAAGAAAACAGTAGCAACGTTACAGACATCTTCTAAGAGATTATCAAAAGCCATCAAAATGGTGAAATCTCCAGTAACAGGAGCATATACATTCGTAGAATCTATTATGACTCCGGAAGCAGTAGATGAGTTCTTGAAAAAGAAGTAA
- the rpmB gene encoding 50S ribosomal protein L28, with protein sequence MSRVCDLTGKRAMVGNNVSHAMNKTKRKFSVNLVKKRFYLPEEDRWITLRVAASTIKTINKNGIAAVLKKAQSEGFIK encoded by the coding sequence ATGTCAAGAGTTTGTGACCTTACAGGTAAAAGAGCGATGGTAGGAAATAACGTTTCTCACGCTATGAACAAAACTAAGAGAAAATTTTCTGTAAACTTAGTTAAAAAGCGTTTTTATCTTCCAGAAGAAGATAGATGGATTACTCTAAGAGTAGCTGCATCTACGATAAAAACAATTAATAAAAATGGAATTGCTGCGGTTTTGAAAAAAGCTCAGTCAGAAGGATTTATCAAATAA